The proteins below are encoded in one region of Oncorhynchus nerka isolate Pitt River linkage group LG15, Oner_Uvic_2.0, whole genome shotgun sequence:
- the dusp5 gene encoding dual specificity protein phosphatase 5 codes for MKVSSIDCRRLKKIIRKECGTSLIVDCRPYFSFSNSNIKGSVNANLNSVVVRRSRGGPVPLQFVIPDEKALLRLREGSISAVVVLDDRAPHWQKLKKDSIAQIVINTLNNLASGTNICFLKGGFENFQGQYPELCTEVVKPVGVDQNNGTETGKCRPSLTLFCEKLGSNLKPDYDQGKPVEILPFLYLGSAYHASRQDYLSDLGVTALLNVSRRDTRPSKGHYDYKWIPVEDNVTADISSHFQEAFQFIDGVKQTGGRVLVHCEAGISRSPTICLAYIMSTKRLQLEEAFDIIKQRRSLISPNFSFMGQLLQFESEVLSSTPITAATTPEPATPCCIGKETVSFFGNSKECTFNNNNFDFEPSTVFAPLPTSFLTPMPLQTPPLCHFKLSPITALP; via the exons ATGAAAGTCTCAAGCATAGATTGCCGTCGCCTCAAGAAGATTATCAGGAAGGAATGTGGAACCTCTCTCATTGTGGATTGTCGACCTTATTTTTCGTTCTCGAACTCTAATATCAAAGGCTCTGTCAATGCCAACCTGAACTCAGTTGTTGTCCGGAGATCCAGAGGAGGGCCGGTACCTCTTCAGTTTGTGATCCCGGATGAGAAAGCCCTGTTACGGCTGCGAGAGGGGAGCATATCGGCAGTGGTGGTTCTTGATGACCGAGCTCCTCACTGGCAGAAACTGAAAAAGGACAGTATCGCACAGATAGTGATTAATACGCTCAATAATCTGGCGAGTGGGACAAACATCTGTTTCCTAAAAG GGGGGTTTGAGAACTTCCAAGGCCAGTACCCTGAACTTTGCACTGAGGTCGTGAAGCCCGTCGGCGTCGACCAGAACAACGGAACCGAAACCGGGAAATGCAGGCCGAGTCTCACCCTATTCTGTGAGAAACTGGGCTCCAACCTCAAACCAGATTACGATCAG GGCAAGCCGGTGGAGATCCTTCCTTTCCTGTACCTGGGCAGTGCCTACCATGCCTCCAGGCAGGACTATCTGAGTGACCTTGGAGTCACAGCCCTGCTGAACGTCTCCAGGAGAGACACCAGGCCCTCCAAGGGCCACTACGACTACAAGTGGATCCCAGTGGAGGACAACGTCACAGCAGATATCAGCTCACATTTCCAAGAGGCCTTCCAGTTCATTG ATGGTGTGAAGCAGACAGGGGGTAGAGTTTTGGTGCACTGTGAGGCGGGCATCTCCCGCTCCCCGACCATCTGTCTGGCCTATATCATGAGTACCAAGCGGCTACAGCTCGAAGAGGCCTTCGACATCATCAAACAGCGCCGCTCCCTCATCTCGCCCAACTTCAGCTTCATGGGCCAGCTGCTGCAGTTCGAGTCGGAGGTCCTGTCTTCGACACCTATTACCGCGGCAACCACCCCCGAACCCGCCACGCCCTGTTGCATCGGTAAAGAGACGGTCTCCTTCTTTGGGAATTCGAAAGAGTGCACATTCAACAACAATAACTTTGACTTTGAACCTTCCACAGTTTTCgcccccctccctacctccttcctcACCCCCATGCCTCTTCAGACTCCTCCACTCTGCCATTTTAAATTGAGCCCTATAACTGCACTGCCTTAA